TGTGCTGTTTTGCACTTATTATAACATGAtacttgctaaatgtttggttctgaaattttgagtggatatttgggttgttggggctgtaccatgattgccatgatcaagggggaaggaaggaaaattattttgaaaaccatagagccatgggagggttcggccgaaccctatttCTTGGGGGTTCGGTGGATTTCCTTCCGTCTTGATGGTGGAAGTCGTGTGGTACCCTGTCGTTGAATTTGCTATGATTATGTGGTTGAAAGGCATGCAAGTTATGGTTATGGTTATGGACCTGCGATGTAATATGCTTATCCTAGTAAATGTcacaaagggtcgctcacctagccgtaattcccaaTGTGACTATGATTGCTTTGTCGTTATTTTTATTCGACGTTGAAAATTGTAAGACTCTAGGatgactttagagccttaagaacaaagagaacggagaatttataatgttgtgactcgcttgcaagtgaaactaattagcggacataggtcaggtagactatggtccatgagaacgatggacttgcacgcgagggagatttgtggatcagtggatcctcgtgatttggttgactgcggtcaccgtgagatttttgtgaagtattgcagcttcacgtgttgtacatctgcggatgtatgtgattggccatgaaagttttggtgggttgtgtgaagtgaggttCCGTTCGATGATCTACTAACTATAGGAACCCTAATGTGAAaggattatttatttaatttggaaGTTGAAACATTATATTTATCCTGCtatgtgtttttcttttagacctgaccctgctttttgtgttatgtgttatttggggggggtagatgacgTCCACGACGACGCACGTCCATCACTGGACACTGAGACTTGATAGTCAGCTTGACGATCGGGCCTGGAGAGCCGACTCCTTCGGGACTCGAAAAGTCTATGTCGGGGATGTGAGCTTCATGGGGATGGACAGGGACAGAAACTTGGTGGAGGTCCGAACGATTGAAGGGGGAGTCATTGATATGCCCTATCCGCCTGCTAGATTCCACTATCTTGAGAACGAGGGATTCGGGGAGTCGCCAGCTGAGTTCGTGCCCTGTGACGAGTCTGATGTTTCAGTTACGGGACCACGTCGATATGGTGGAGGCGCACGGTGGATACACAACAAACTGGTTGGACCAAGACCAAGAAAGAGAAGTCAGGCCGTTGAGGACGAGAAACCAAAGGACGACCCTGTAGAGCGACCGGGACAGTGATGGCATGACTGGGGGCCCCTATGAGAGCGAGCATTCTTTTTAGAACCTTACTTTAATTTTGTTAAGCTTTATGAAAACTTTGATTATTTGATGTACACAGTTTACTTTCAACGTGGTTTTTCCACACTTGGGTGTGGACACGacatttcttttatttacagTTGGTTTTATGACAGTGATAGATTATGTTCGCATCCGTTCATGAATTTAATTCAAACCGTTTTTCATTAATCCGCTGTTTCTGGTTAAAGTTGTAAATCGGAAGAACAATAATGATGTTTCTAAAACGTGGTATTCAAGAGTTTTCTAAAGAGAAAATGATCTTTTATCACCTAATCAAGATAAGTAATGGAATCGGCGAAAAATATTTGTGAaagttggttactgtgtgacactcgagaaatcggggcgttacacgcAACTTTTTGGTGGTGCAAGACTATGTGGACGTGTTTCCAGAAGATGTGCCTGGATTACCACCGGTGAGAGAGACGGAGTTCTCTATTGATATCATGCCCGGCACGGGACCAATATCAATGGCGCCTTATTGGATGGCACCGGCAGAGTTGGCGGAGTTAGCAAAGCAGTTGGAGGATCTATCTTCAaagggattcatccgaccaagtgTGTCGCCTTGGGGTGCACCAGtgttgttggtgaagaagaaggatgggaggTCCAGACTGTGCgtggactaccgacaactcaacaaggtgaCAGTGAGGAACCGCTATTTGATGCCTCAGATAGATGACTTGATGGATCAGCTTCGGGGAgctgttgttttctcgaagatagatctgaagTCAGAATGCTGGTGAACCCTTCCGCAAGGTGTACGAATTCAAGTAATCTGGAACGCCTGAATCAGGAAACACTACGACCTTGTTAGAATAGTCCAAGAGAACGTGATACTGcgccaaccaatccattcccagaatcacatcgagctctttaagcccTCGTAGATCAATGGACACTACAAGCATGCCGTGCGTGTAACTAATCGATCGGCGGCAGGGGTCGTCACCACCAAATCGAACGGTAAGTCTGCAGTTAACAATCCTAACCTCTTCACACACTCCTCAACAATGAATGAGtgtgtagcaccagaatcaaataagACCATTAAGCAGTTTCCAGCGACAGTACACGTACCCTGGATAAGATCATCGGTCACCGCAGCTTGTTCGTTAGAGATTGCGAACACACGACCTGGAGCAGATGGTCGCCTTCATCTAGCCGTATTCAGCACTGGTTCTGCTTTAGCGGCGTTAGGACAGTTCCTCTCAACGTGCCCTGGCTTCTGGCACTTCCAGCATACAATCTCCTGTTCGCACTCATTTGCATAGTGCTTTTTCTGGTTTCACTTGAAACAAACCACCTCTTCTTTAGGAACAGCTGCTCCACCCCTTCCAGCAAAAGGTACCCTGTTAGCAGGGCGTTGATAAGGCATCCTCAGCGGTGCCTTGCCCTTGTCGAATCTCCCAGTCTTCTTCTGAACACTGGATCTCCCTGCTTGGTTTTGTCCAGAGCGGACTGGTCCTCCATTATCAGATCGGCCCCTCTGTCTATTCTCCATGGACTCTACCTCCCGAGCTTTCTCAACCACCTGTTGATAACtctgattcccagcggcctgaCAGACTTCTCAATCTCATTTCTCAATCCCCTCATGAACCTGTTGCACAGATACGCTTCACCCACTCGCACTTGGAAGAAACGGAAATGCTTGGACAAAGCCTCCAACTTGGCAGCATACTCACCCACGGTCATCGTTCCCTGCCTCAATATGAGGAACTGGTTCTCCATCTCTTCCCTAGCAGTCTCGGGGAAGTACTTATCCATGAAAGCCTTCTTGAAAGACTCCCAAGTGATAACCTCATTGTTGGCAGTCATCAACTACTTAGCgctcctccaccagtactcggtGTCACCCTTCAACATAAAGGCGGCCAAGTTCACCTTCTCCACATCTGAAGTACGAAGAGCCTCAAAGATCTTTTTCATTTCCTGGATCCACAGATCGGCTTTCTCCGGTTCAACCTCGCCTTGGAACCTAGGTGGTCCATGACGATTGAAGTCAGTCCTCATGCGGACCTGGTCCTGTGCCAGCTCCCTCTCAGCCCTCTGTGCCCTTCTGGCATCCTCTTCAGCCCTCCTAGTGTTCTCCTCAGCTTCCCGCTGTGTTTGTGTTGTGGTCTGTGCAGCAGCAGTGGCAGCTTGCTGGGCAATCACTTGAGCCAGCTATGCCATTGCTTGGGCGAGCTGAGCATTGGTCGGGTCCTGTCTCGGCGGTATCCTGCTTGGaaatagaaccacaacccaATGTCAGTGCCCCAAAATAGTAATTAACTTAAGATATAGACAAACAATTTAACTCAAGTATCACGACAATGATACTAATCTCAGACAATTTCACaatcaagcaaacatcttagcaaacaagtctacccaaatcTCTCTGCGGAAACTTAGAACTCATCAAAACAAACAGCAACGAGTCCAAACTTGTGTGCCCAAAAccctagtgctctggtttctcaacctggctctgataccacaatgtaacgccccgatttctcgagtgtcacacagtaaatcaaacgtcaccattttcgtaaataattttcgtcgattcaattattaatcttgaattaaatgacaaaggttcatttTACGAAATTCTTAAAACTGTATTCTTGAATCATTTATAGTTGAACTCGAACGTACAAATATAAAGCGTCGGGTAACCGAAATAACGTTcgtaattaaataaaagaaacagtAATCACACCCACATGTGAAGTTGTTCAAGTACAAAACTGTAAACTCATTACATCTGAAATGAAATAACAAAACCATAAAATAGTCTGacagaataagtaaataattaTGTTCGATGCATAGCTCTCAAGTCCCCAAAATAGAAAAACTCTCAATCCCTACCCCCATCTTCACTGGAAACCTCAATGATCTCCTTCTCGAAGCAACCTCTGACCTGGCGACGCTTCATGAAAAGTGGCATGACTGGCGGTAGAGACTCAAGTGGCGGAGCCTCAAACTGACCGAATACACAGCAAGCCTCCATGTCACCCCACCAAGCCGGTGCTACAGGTACTCGCCCATTCAACTCTGCATTGTCATCATGCTTTGGTTCCTCAGATCGAACCTGTGTTGGGACTATAATCTGCTCTACCGGTCGCTGGGACTCGACCGCTGCTTCTTCAGAAGGATCACTCTCCACTGATGCTAGTTGAGAGCCTTCGTCCTTTGGTAAAAGTATCATGGAGGTGGATAAGGCATCGTGATGACTCCTCCCGTCATGCGTTGCATCTCCACGATGTCTCCATGCACATCCAAACCTGTAAGCTTTGCATCGCCGACATAGACTCGTCGGACTCCGGACGTGTCGGTCGCCCAAGCCGAATCTTTCTCCTCATCATACAACGTCAGTTCCCAGGAGTGGATCGACGTTGTGGTCTTCGTCagaaccatctaccccccccccaaaacaacacaaaacaaacaagcaagggttaGGTTACAAACcaaacataaatatataacGATTTACTTCACATAATATCTCTGTACTTTAATAGGATTTTGTATAACAGTTAACCACCTAAGTGTTTGGTTAGACTAAcaatcctcaccattcacacaacccccgcaacaccttggccaatctcgaacaTCCGCATATGCACAATTCTCGAGGGGACACTCAGTACAACCCTCATTTCTTGGGGAGACGCGCAGTCAATCCCaaggggacacacagtacaacccttAATTCTCAGGACGACATAAAGTCAATccaacaccctcgcgtgcaagtaactgtttgtctctaacgacaccatcgttctcatggtccacgAGAACATAGGTCTAGAGAACATATTTATGTTTAATGTGGACCATGAAATTCTCTAGACATAAATATGTTCATTAGACCTATGTTCTcgtggaccatgagaacgatggtgccgttagaggcaaacggttacttgcacgcgagggtgttggATTGACTTTATGTCGTCCTGAGAATTAAaggttgtactgtgtgtccccttGGGATTGATTGCGCGTCTCCCCGAGAAATGAGGGTTGTTCTGAGTGTCCCCTCGAGAATTGTGCACCTGCGGATGTTTGAGATTGGCCAATGTGTTGCGGTGGTTGTATGAATGGTGAGGATCGTTAGTCTAACCAAACACTTAGGTGGCCAACTGTTATACAAAATCCTATTAAAGTACAGAGATAATATGTGAAGTAAATCgttatatatttatgtttgGTTTGTAACCTGAaccttgcttgtttgttttgtgttgTTTTGGGGTAGATGGTTCTGACGAAGACCACAACGTCGATCCACTCCTAGGAACTGACGTTGTATGATGAGGAGAAAGATTCGGCTTGGGCGACCGACACGTCTGGAGTCCAACGAGTCTATGTCGGCGATGCAAAGCTTACAGGTTTGGATGTGCATGGAGACTTCGTGGAGATGCAACGCATGACGGGAGGAGTCATCACGATGCCTTATCCACCTCCACGATACTTTTACCCGAAGGACGAAGGCTCTCAAGTAGTATCAGTGGAGAGTGATCCTTCTGAAGAAGCAGCGGTCGAGTCCCAGCGACCGGTAGAGCAGATTATAGTCCCAACACAGGTTCGAGCTGAGAAACCAAAGCATGATGACAAGGCAGAGCTGAATGGGCGGGTACCTGTAGCACCGGCTTGGTGGGGTGACATGGAGGCTTGTTGTGTATTCGGTCAGTTTGAGGCTCCGCCAGTTTAGAGGTTGCTTCGAAAAGGAGATCATTGAAGTTTCCAGTGAAGATGGGGGTAGGGATTGAGAGTTTTCTATCTTGGGGACTTGAGGGCTATGCATCGAACTTAATTATTCACTTATTCTGTCAGACTATTTTATGGTTTTGTTATTTCATTTCAGATGTAATGAGTTTACGGTTTTGTACTTGAACAACTTCACACGTGGGTGTGATTACTGTTTCCTTTATTTAATTGCAAACGTTATTTCAGAGTTCAACTGTAAATGATTCAAGAATAAAGTTTTAAGAATTGCATAAcatgaacctttgtcattaatcaaagattaataattgaattgaCGAAAACTCTACGAAAATTGTGACGTTTGgattactgtgtgacactcgagaaatcggggcgttacattgtggtatcaaagccgacctctcccagtacggtgtggttcggggacgaaccaagcggaagctggtgggcctgtgacacccggggctgacgagggcggggagtgatcgccggtgcagtgagacATGGATAaagagcggctcctggcaggcttctaggcggaggggcacatgaatgaaccgatcccgcacccgaacaagaggtattccgaggcTGTATAGGTATGGGACTATACAGTCAAGGAGGGCATAAAGGAAATGATTGGTATTACTCataacaagatgcatcttcttttcgggagcccaactcataaaaactccatagttaagtgtgcttgacttggagcaatattgggatgggtgacctcctggaaAGTTTTCCcaagaagtgcgcgagtgaggacaaagcgcactgaaaagactcgtgttgttaccgtgagaccAGTCGTCAGATCGAGATGTTACAGCGTACATTGGGTCTTCATTTACTTCAATTTCTTGAGGTATGACAAGCGAAGTTTGCTTGATTTCTATTTTAGTTTTCTgaatttaaaaaatgttttcataAACAATTGTTAAAACTTGTTTTTCAAAAGGGAAAAAACTATTTGAGTGAGATGTTTTAACGTTAAAAAAACTgtaatttgaaaaatatataaaaacagaaaacatctTTGAAGAGATGTtgagattttatttaaaaaaactgaaaataagaGCTGTTTTTAAAAATACTTTTTAAAAATGGGTTATGTAAAcaagtttttaaaaatagtGAACAGTTTGCAAAcaaacataacttatatgtttCTTCTCTCCTATTATTTACATTTATTTgtgtgttttattttctttttcatttcagGCGTTTGAGGAGTCGTGCTCCAAATTACTACTAAATTTGTTGTGTGATTACCTGTATAATTTGGCTGAAATCTACAGCAATTTTTATTCTAACTGTCAGGTATACTAATTTATGCTGTGTATTATAGTTTCTATGCTCTTGTTTCCTGGTGATGAACATGTTAAAGCAGGGTTTGTTTTGTGGCTTACTTGCTATCGGGTTATCAGCTGAATATAAAAATTTCTACAATATTAACACATAATCTATGTTCCTTGTAAATGTGATTAATGTTTAGATTGTAGCTATTTAATCTAATTCAATTAACTTGTTTCCTTTGGCAGGTTGTGGGGTCGAGTGAGGAAAGTAGTAGACTTTTGTTATGTGAAGCAACAGCAGTTGTGATGAGAAAGTGCTTTTATCTACTTGGAATTGAACCTGTTTACAAGTTATGACCTATCTCAAGTAACGATTTAAATGAAATGCACAGATGTAGAAAACTTGTTATTGACCGATCAATTTACGGTTTAATGGTTAATTATTACTGAATGGTGACAATTTTTAATGTTATATAATCtgttaaatattaaattaatatgAACTGTACAGATATCTTGAGTTTATTAGAATTTTACATTTAAGGAGCAAACATTGGCAGTTATTTTATAAATGCAAGTTTTACTTGTTATGATTTATGAAGTTTACTTGTCAAGTTGAGCTACCACAGGAGCTCTCAGACATCAATGTATTCCCTTCTAAATTTCAAATGAATACCAACTTATAATCCTATACACATGATATAAATGACAAAGAATGACattagaaaagaaaattaagaaGGAAAAGTACAAGCCAGAAACCCTTTGTTTACAAAAAACTGGTGTTTGTCTTTGCACCCAAATTTCTTCACCATCTGAGCCTAGTACTTACAGCTCTGACCAAATCTGTGCCCATCTATTTGAtataaatacaatataaaaccATAAATTTATCTTCTCATTTTTAGGTGAAGAcaaatgaatggttttatattatttttttatcatcATTCACAACCTCTCCAGAGCAATTTATCAGCTCCCTTGTACTATTAAAAGGACTAGACTAGTAGCGTGTTTGGATCCACTTCTCTCTCATTAgtatcaattctgaaactcagAAGATACTCACAGAAGTCTCTACCCAACTTCAAGAGttaccaaacatgcactaaaaaGTTTGGCAAATCATTAATGACTTTATCTTTTCATGTACAGTTGCCCCATCTAGTGACTTGTATGCTGAATACAAAGCAGTGAATCTGCAACTCCACAAGGATTCCTGCAATTATCCTTCTATTGTTGTTTCCATACTGTGAGCTTGTGATTTTGATTGCTCATCTTGAGATTCAGAATTCTAATGACCACTTTGAGATTGAGAACTCAGATGACCATTTTGAGATTGAGAATTTAATCGATGGTGATTAGTCTTAGCATCCTGAATGGCTTGTCTAAGTTCTGTGAACATCTTGACAGAAGATCCAGACAAGCTATTCAATTGACCGAGAAATCGAATCAAGCTTGCTCGAAACCGATCAAAACCTGGAGCCCAATCCTCTGAGATTTCATTTCTCAACAAACCATCAGCTGATTCTTCCTGGTTCTTATCTTGACGCGGTAAGAATCGCGCAGTATCAGCTGCTAAACTCTTAATGGAATCCGCAACATCCTTGTCCGGTAACGTACCGAGCTTTTCCAACCAGACGTCACAGGTTGCATATATTGGAGGGCCACAATATCTAAGAATTTCAGATTGCGGCCTCCTTTTTCTCCTGGATGATTTTTGTTGAAGAAGAACACATTTGTTAAGCCAACCACTTAAAGCCTCCAGATAGGATTTCTGAGCTCCAATCAACTTGGTAAAGCTTGATTGTAGGGAGTGGAGTTCATTTTCAAGATAGGCAGTGATCTGCCTACGTAATTCGGAATGCATGGTGAATCTAGCATGGCTGTTGTTATATGATGCTGACATAATCTGAAACTGAAGCTTGTGGCACTCATACATCACTTCCCACATCCGATTTAACCTGCCATCAAAGCATGGCAGAAACAAATGAAATACAAAATGCAAGAAGTTCAAATTAATCAACACAAGTACATGTGTGAATCATACATCTCAATGACTAAGGAAACATAAGATGCTTTCTGATCCAAATCCATTTAACTGGAATTCTAAGACTGACAATAACAATAAAACATCAGCAAGTCACAAAATAGAAAACCAacaatcttcacaaccaaagtTAAACTTGAAACTAAACTGTCAATACATTGAACTACAAGGTCACTCCTAATTTAGAAAAAAGGTTTCTGAAGTCTAGACACCTTAACAGAAAACCTTATAAGATTATATGTGAGGAAAACCCCTATGTGGAGTCAAGATGCATGATTTGGTGAGTTCAAAGAGTCATGCTAGTGAGTTCTGAACCAAAAGGTGGTTTTCTACACATTAAAAAATGGATAAGAATTTGAAGAGGTTCCTTGCATTTTGCCCATAAAAATGGATAAGAATTTGAAACAAGGGTGTCCTTCAGTTACTGAAGTCTATCTAGAATGACTTCCACAAAAGCTACACGGTTCAGTAATTAAACTTTGAGTGTTGACTTCTTTTATCCCACTCTGGGTGTGTAATGTACTATTAAGCCAATATTTGTCAACACGAAACAGACGCTCATAAATTAAACAGGAAAAACCTATAGAGTCATAGTATCATACCCTTCAATCAACTCCTCAAGCTGTGGCTGAAGCTCTCTGTCCCGTAACTCCTCAATCCTCTTTGATATAGTGTCTATCCTGTGAATTGAAACTCTAATTCTTGAGTGCAGATCCTTGACTGCAGCACGTGTTTTATCAACTGTCGAGGTCTTTTCTCCTTTCGATTCCAGGTTCCTTAAGATTTTACATTTCATGTCATATTCCTTTCTGACAATCTCACTAGCCTATAATTCGCAGAAATAAACAATAATATTAGCTAAAAGACAGAGATATGCTCATATTCTTCTTTAAAATACTTAACTGTCAACAGAATAATCAAAGATCCAAAACAAGACTTCTGCATCAAAATGTAGCATGCATATAACCCACAACGGGCGATGTTATTATTGATAAGAAATACATCGTACCTTCACTTCATCATAGAGCTTCCTTTCCCAAGCATATAGCCTATCCAAGGTTGATGCATGGCTTCCAGATATCATACAGGAATGATCAAAGAGATTAGTAGTAGGTTCTTCTAAATTGTCCATTAAGCTTGCATCCAAAGGGTTTTTTGATGAGGAGGATCGAGACGAAGCCGTCCTATGCCAAGTTAAGTACTTAACCGAGTTTTGAGCAGGTTCTGGGAAGATGTAaagaaacaataaaataaagttaGATATTGAATTCCAAAACAACTTTCAACAAAAAGGAATGAGTATCCAAATTATAAAATGTTAGATATGGTGCAGTTCTTGTAAGACAAGCTTCACAACCAGATGACTGATATAATCTTCAAATTTGAGTTTCATTGTAAATTTGTAATGGAAGGCTTGAGAATGCTATTACTATGTTGCAGTATTTAGAAAGGAAGTAAAAATGAATTGTAAAATAACTATAAAAGGATAATCAGTTACATCTTATAAAATCCAATTCTATATATCCAGAACATTCAATAATTCTCAAGCAAAAGCAAACATTAGCTTGAATTCTTAATATGATTTGCATCAAGCCTTCTGGGGCAAGTGTTTACTCATTAGGAATACCATCAGCAAACAGAACTAACAAGAAGATTGGTTCAAACAACCAGGTCGTCAATGTCTAGGGAACATGAAAAAACAACAATAAACAGGACTCAGAAATTACCTTCTGGAACTTGACTTGGGTCGTCTCCACATGAGAAACATGCCTTAAAAATCAAGGACACCACAGAACCATCTATTACAAGTATGAAATCTCTGGTTAGAACTTTAAAGCATCTCATTTGAAATAAATCAAACAGTAATGAATGAAAAGAAACTTCCCAAAGCCTCTTcgaaacaaaaaatgaaacttGTTTTCAAACCCCAAGAATATAGACACCAAGAAGATATTTGATAAAACATGTGCCATCATCTCAGTTTTAGGGCACTCATGCAGAAACTGTCTATAGCTTATAGGGCATATTCCTTTCTATTTTTGGCCAAGTTTTCACAAACTGTGGTAGAAAACACAACTTTTCATAGAAAATCTCACCATTGTATATGATTTACACATTACTAAAAACTGCTAATATTTAATATTCCTCATATATAACTGACACAAAGAgaacaagaaagaagagagcCAGGGAGATTACTTTCTTTTGCCGGGAATATTGGACGAAAGTGAAATTTATTTGCTTCAAGCATCCTTGGGACCTCTTTACCAGATTCTGAAGCTTTAACAAATAGGAGCTCAATATCTTTCATGCTGGAAAAGAAATTCTTAGGGGTGACTTTATTTTCACCATGATTTTCTTTCTCCATTGATTTACTAGTTTCAGGTGGAGGCAAATCTACCACAGGTTCTGTCTTTGAAGGGGTTAAATTAAGAGAGTTTCCCTTCTCCTCATTTACCATCTCAACTTCAGAAGCTGAATCCATTGTTGGAAACTTATTTGTGGCAGGTGAAACTTTTTCCTGAAAATGGTTATTAGCTCTACTTAGATTTTCAAATCTTTGAACTAGAGTTTCAGCACTAGGCTCCTCATCAAATTcatcttcagaatcttcagagccTTCAACCttctcttcatcatcttccaaCTCAGGAATTCCTTCCTCCTCCCTCAGTCTTTTCATATCATCAGCATGCCCCATATATTGGGGCATGCCCTTCCCTTCTTGAGAAGAAAATTGATGGTCAATAGGATGAAAAAGACCAAAGAAATCCCAATGAGGATCTCCAGCAGGAAGAGAAGAGTCTTCAAATGCTGCTCCTCTTTCATACATTCCATGAGCACCTGATGATGTTACTGTTTCTATAACAGCCACAGGTGGTTTTTCTTCAATCTTTCTAGAAGAAATGCTTGTAAGCTTCATGTGATTTGCTTGGAACTTACTAGAACTTGGAGGAGAGGGAGCTGGAGAGAATGTTCCCCTTTCAGATTCAGCTGCAGCATCTAGGTGTTGTGACACAAATGGTGAAGAATGGGACAGTGTCTTATCAGTTAAAGCAAGTGTCCCTGGTGTTGTTGCATTAGTGTATGAGGAATTAGACTCAATTGGTCCTTCAGGTTCTGTGAATTTTCTCAGAGCTGTTCCTGTGCTTTTCAGTGATTGTATATATGAAACATGAGCAGCTGCAAGTGAGCATCGTCCATCAAGTGCTTGCCTAACAAACTTCTTCCTCACACGGCAAAGCTGCAGTGCCTTGTCATCCTCCATTTTGGAACTTGAAGCCCCCATTATCCCCAAATTTAGGTTTTCCCTTTATGGAAATCCTTGACCTGGAATTCTATCTGCAAGTTCATTCAGTATCAAAAGTTAGCATGTCTGACTCAGCTTCTctttcctcagaatcaattctggaatCCAGAAGCTAAGCTACTTTCCAATTATACAAGAATTTCCAATCATGGACATAGTAAACATAACAATTAATAAGCCTATCTATCAACATTTGCCACATGAAAAATACAGATCACAAGTGCCTTATTTACATACACACAAAGTCAGAAACCAGATTGTATATGCAATGCAACACATTATAAAAGGCACTAGCACCAAGTTCAGAATTGGTGGGGATGAGAATAATGGTCACATCACATCACTATGAAATGTCACCATCAATTTTCATCTGGacacacaaacaaacaaacaggtGAAATGCATCTAAGGAACATTCTGAAGAAAACAATGTTGGTGAAATCATTATCACTGCAGCAAACAGCACCAACATTTTCTGAAGGAAAACCAGCTCAAACttcaaaacaacaaaagaaagagAACAATGGCAGTAAGGTAGTTGAAACAAAACCCAATAGGAGCATATATAGTGCTTAGAAATGCAGAAACAATGAAATTTAACATAGATAAGGCAAGTTTCAGTGAAGG
This is a stretch of genomic DNA from Lotus japonicus ecotype B-129 chromosome 1, LjGifu_v1.2. It encodes these proteins:
- the LOC130733376 gene encoding protein ROLLING AND ERECT LEAF 2-like, with product MGASSSKMEDDKALQLCRVRKKFVRQALDGRCSLAAAHVSYIQSLKSTGTALRKFTEPEGPIESNSSYTNATTPGTLALTDKTLSHSSPFVSQHLDAAAESERGTFSPAPSPPSSSKFQANHMKLTSISSRKIEEKPPVAVIETVTSSGAHGMYERGAAFEDSSLPAGDPHWDFFGLFHPIDHQFSSQEGKGMPQYMGHADDMKRLREEEGIPELEDDEEKVEGSEDSEDEFDEEPSAETLVQRFENLSRANNHFQEKVSPATNKFPTMDSASEVEMVNEEKGNSLNLTPSKTEPVVDLPPPETSKSMEKENHGENKVTPKNFFSSMKDIELLFVKASESGKEVPRMLEANKFHFRPIFPAKENGSVVSLIFKACFSCGDDPSQVPEEPAQNSVKYLTWHRTASSRSSSSKNPLDASLMDNLEEPTTNLFDHSCMISGSHASTLDRLYAWERKLYDEVKASEIVRKEYDMKCKILRNLESKGEKTSTVDKTRAAVKDLHSRIRVSIHRIDTISKRIEELRDRELQPQLEELIEGLNRMWEVMYECHKLQFQIMSASYNNSHARFTMHSELRRQITAYLENELHSLQSSFTKLIGAQKSYLEALSGWLNKCVLLQQKSSRRKRRPQSEILRYCGPPIYATCDVWLEKLGTLPDKDVADSIKSLAADTARFLPRQDKNQEESADGLLRNEISEDWAPGFDRFRASLIRFLGQLNSLSGSSVKMFTELRQAIQDAKTNHHRLNSQSQNGHLSSQSQSGH